The Rhodoferax ferrireducens T118 DNA segment CTCTTTGCGATATTTGCGACGAGCGGGTTGCAACATAATTATTCTCCTTTGCCGTCAGCTGCTGCAGCTGGCGCGGCTACCTTGCGGACGCGCTGAACGGCGGGTTTCGGTGCGCCGGCCCCAGTGGCCTCCGCGGGTTTGTCGCTGCCATCGGACGGCGCTGTGTTGGCACCCATTGGGGGGCGCCGTGCAACACGGGGGGCCGGACGGTCTGCACCTGGACGAGCACCGCGATCATCGCGACGGGGACCGCGTGGACGGCGCTCTTCATCGGTACGGGCCTCAACAGCAGCAGGCAGATCATTACGCCCCAAGGTGTCACCCTTGTACACCCAGACCTTGACACCAATAATGCCGTAGGTTGTTTGCGCCTCAGAGGTGCCGTAATCAATATCGGCGCGCAGTGTATGAAGCGGCACGCGACCTTCGCGGTACCACTCGCAACGAGCGATTTCAATGCCATTGAGCCGGCCTGACGACATGATCTTGATGCCCAAGGCACCCAGACGCATCGCATTTTGCATGGCGCGCTTCATGGCACGGCGGAACATGATTCGCTTTTCAAGCTGCTGCGTAATGCTGTCGGCAATCAGTTTGGCATCAATTTCGGGCTTGCGCACCTCTTCGATGTTGACTGCAACCGGCACGCCGAGTTGACGCGACAACTCACGCTTCAAGTTCTCGATGTCT contains these protein-coding regions:
- the rpsC gene encoding 30S ribosomal protein S3, with translation MGQKIHPTGFRLSISRNWASRWYANDRDFAGMLAEDIKVREYLKAKLKNASVSRVLIERPAKNARITIFSARPGVVIGKKGEDIENLKRELSRQLGVPVAVNIEEVRKPEIDAKLIADSITQQLEKRIMFRRAMKRAMQNAMRLGALGIKIMSSGRLNGIEIARCEWYREGRVPLHTLRADIDYGTSEAQTTYGIIGVKVWVYKGDTLGRNDLPAAVEARTDEERRPRGPRRDDRGARPGADRPAPRVARRPPMGANTAPSDGSDKPAEATGAGAPKPAVQRVRKVAAPAAAADGKGE